A genomic stretch from Solanum stenotomum isolate F172 chromosome 8, ASM1918654v1, whole genome shotgun sequence includes:
- the LOC125874860 gene encoding uncharacterized protein LOC125874860 translates to MGQKGYQSPVKKLLSWVQKQSKKVKIVLFIITVITLLVTLKIAVHDHNYFFVMAEAIHLIGLLILIYKLTTLNTCSGLSLKTQVLTVIFLAVRVYCSFIMERDIHTVLDLITLVATLWIIYMMKFKLKTSYMADLDNMSLYYVIVPAAVLAFFVHPTVKSYILINRMLWAFCVYLESISVLPQLRLMQNVQILELFSAHYVFALGIARFLGCAHWIIQVYDNVGSPIFLDERSFLWIPMVFLAEMVQTFILADFCYYYVKSVMSGQLIIRLPVPV, encoded by the exons ATGGGGCAAAAAGGGTATCAATCACCGGTGAAGAAACtgttgtcatgggttcaaaAGCAATCAAAGAAAGTGAAAATCGTTTTGTTTATCATCACGGTGATTACTCTATTGGTGACTCTCAAGATTGCCGTTCACGATcacaactatttttttgttatggCTGAAGCTATTCATTTGATTGGGCTCTTGATTTTGATTTACAAATTGACAACCCTCAACACTTGCTCTG GCCTTTCATTGAAGACTCAAGTGCTTACAGTTATATTTTTGGCTGTAAGAGTATACTGTAGTTTCATCATGGAAAGAGATATCCACACTGTGTTAGATCTTATCACCCTCGTGGCAACATTGtggattatatatatgatgaagTTCAAGCTAAAGACATCGTACATGGCAGATCTGGATAACATGTCCTTATACTATGTG ATAGTTCCTGCCGCAGTTTTGGCCTTCTTTGTCCATCCTACTGTAAAAAGTTATATTCTGATAAATCGAATGCTTTGGGCTTTTTGCGTGTATCTGGAATCCATATCAGTGTTGCCTCAGCTTCGCTTGATGCAAAATGTTCAG ATACTTGAGCTATTTTCAGCCCATTATGTTTTTGCATTGGGCATTGCAAGGTTTTTGGGTTGTGCTCATTGGATTATTCAG GTTTATGACAATGTTGGATCACCAATTTTCTTGGATGAACGTAGTTTCTTATGGATACCTATGGTCTTTTTAGCAGAAATGGTTCAAACCTTCATTTTGGCTGATTTCTGTTATTATTACGTAAAGAG TGTTATGAGCGGCCAATTGATCATTCGTTTGCCAGTGCCTGTGTAA
- the LOC125874861 gene encoding uncharacterized protein LOC125874861 codes for MGQKGYQSPAKKVLSWIRKKSKKVKIFLGLITATSLLVTLKLVVHDHNLFFVIAEAIHLIGLLVLIYKLTTLKTCSGLSLKTQVLTAIFLAVRLYCSFIMEADIHTVLDFITLVATVWVIYMMKFKLKASYMAELDNMPLYYPIVPAAALAFFVHPTTSHILINRMLWAFCVYLESVSVLPQLRLMQNVQIIEPFSAHYVFALGVARFLGCAHWIIQVYDTAGAYIYLAGRGYFWIPTVFLAEMVQTFILADFCYYYVKSVMSGQLIVRLPTPV; via the exons ATGGGTCAAAAAGGGTATCAATCGCCGGCGAAGAAAGTGTTGTCATGGATTCGGAAAAAATcgaaaaaagtgaaaatcttTTTGGGTTTAATCACAGCAACCAGTCTATTGGTGACTCTTAAGTTAGTTGTTCATGATCACAACCTCTTCTTTGTTATAGCTGAAGCTATTCATTTGATTGgacttttggttttgatttacAAATTGACAACACTCAAGACTTGCTCTG GTCTTTCATTGAAGACTCAAGTGCTTACAGCTATATTTTTGGCCGTAAGATTATACTGTAGTTTCATCATGGAAGCAGATATCCACACTGTGCTAGATTTTATCACCCTTGTGGCAACAGTGTGGGTCATTTATATGATGAAGTTCAAGCTGAAGGCATCCTACATGGCAGAACTGGATAACATGCCCTTATACTATCCG ATAGTTCCTGCCGCAGCTTTAGCCTTCTTTGTCCATCCTACTACAAGCCATATTCTGATAAACCGAATGCTTTGGGCTTTTTGTGTATATCTGGAATCTGTCTCAGTACTGCCTCAGCTTCGCTTGATGCAGAATGTTCAG ATAATTGAGCCATTTTCAGCTCATTATGTTTTCGCACTGGGCGTTGCAAGATTCTTGGGTTGTGCTCATTGGATTATTCAG GTTTATGACACTGCTGGAGCATATATTTACTTGGCTGGACGTGGTTATTTCTGGATACCTACAGTCTTTTTGGCAGAAATGGTTCAAACGTTCATCTTGGCCGATTTCtgttattattatgtaaaaag TGTCATGAGCGGCCAGTTGATCGTTCGCCTGCCAACGCCGGTGTGA